The following are from one region of the Coffea eugenioides isolate CCC68of chromosome 2, Ceug_1.0, whole genome shotgun sequence genome:
- the LOC113762131 gene encoding alpha-L-fucosidase 2 — MEEGHRWVLVKKPCDRDAWSPTLSSSNSGSNSGPGPLKIRFNEPAKYWTDALPIGNGRLGAMVWGGVPAEVLNLNEDTLWTGIPGDYTDPNAPEALAEVRKLVNEGQYAEATSAAAQLSGEPSEVYQPLGDVKIEFDDSHTKYDKESYHRELDLDTATVTVRYSVDEVEFTREHFVSYPDQAIVVKISGNKPGRLNFTASLDSELHHRSYANGKSQIAMQGSCPGKGIASESLEDDDYPEGIQFSAFLDLQISGSMGTLHVLDDKKLHVEGCDWAIIMLSASSSFDGPFINPSDSQRDPSSEALSTLNSIKRFSYSEVYSRHVSDYQNLFHSVSLQLSKSSKSSIGNGCNLTNNCLAGGQKQSISTADRVKAFKTDEDPSLVELLFQFGRYLLISSSRPGTQASNLQGIWNKDIHPAWDCAPHLNINLQMNYWPSLPCNLKESQEPLFDYISSLSVNGHKTAKVNYQASGWVAHQISDIWAKSSPDFGQPVWALWQMGGAWLCTHLWEHYTYTVDKDFLRNKAYPLLEGCAAFLLDWLIEGPEGYLGTNPSTSPEHNFTAPDGKPASVSNTSTMDMAITREVFSAIVSAAEVLDKSKDILIERVRKAQQRLYPTKISTDGTIMEWAKDFKDPEVHHRHLSHLFGLFPGHTITLQKTPDLCKAAEKSLQKRGIEGPGWSTTWKTALWARLHNSEHAYEMVKHLFDLVDPENPRSFEGGLYSNLFAAHPPFQIDANFGFSAALAEMLVQSTMQELYLLPALPRDKWDSGCVKGLKARGGVTVSMCWSGGELDEVGLWSEDHNVTKRLHYGGTSVTTTLSCGTVYTFNKHLQCVRSHALE; from the exons ATGGAAGAAGGTCATAGATGGGTTCTTGTGAAGAAACCCTGTGACAGAGATGCATGGAGCCCAACtttgtcatcatcaaattcAGGGTCTAATTCGGGTCCGGGCCCTCTTAAGATTAGGTTCAATGAACCAGCTAAGTATTGGACTGATGCTCTTCCCATTGGTAATGGTCGTCTTGGTGCTATGGTCTGGGGGGGTGTTCCAGCCGAAGTTCTCAACCTTAACG AGGACACACTTTGGACGGGCATTCCTGGGGATTACACTGATCCAAATGCTCCAGAAGCGCTAGCTGAGGTCAGGAAACTTGTTAATGAAGGCCAATATGCAGAAGCTACCAGTGCAGCAGCACAGTTATCGGGAGAACCATCTGAG GTATACCAACCCCTTGGAGATGTCAAGATAGAGTTTGACGATTCCCATACTAAATATGACAAAGAGTCATACCACAGGGAACTGGACTTGGATACTGCAACAGTAACAGTAAGATATTCAGTAGATGAGGTAGAATTTACAAGGGAGCACTTTGTCTCTTATCCAGATCAAGCAATAGTAGTAAAGATTTCTGGAAACAAACCGGGGCGTTTGAACTTCACTGCATCGCTGGACAGTGAATTACATCACCGTTCATATGCAAACGGCAAAAGTCAGATTGCTATGCAGGGAAGTTGTCCTGGCAAAGGAATTGCATCTGAATCATTAGAAGATGATGACTATCCTGAAGGAATTCAGTTCTCAGCTTTTCTTGATTTACAGATCAGTGGTAGTATGGGTACATTACATGTTTTAGATGACAAGAAACTTCATGTTGAGGGTTGTGATTGGGCCATCATCATGTTGTCAGCATCATCTTCATTCGATGGCCCATTTATCAATCCTTCTGATTCCCAACGCGATCCCAGTTCTGAGGCTCTTAGCACATTGAATTCAATAaaaagattttcttattctGAGGTGTACTCTCGGCATGTGAGCGACTATCAAAATCTTTTTCATAGTGTCTCACTGCAGCTCTCAAAAAGCTCCAAAAGTTCAATAGGAAATGGCTGCAACTTAACTAATAACTGTTTGGCTGGAGGTCAAAAACAGTCAATTTCAACTGCAGATAGGGTGAAAGCTTTTAAAACAGATGAAGATCCATCTTTGGTAGAGCTTCTGTTCCAATTTGGTCGATATCTGCTTATTTCTAGTTCACGCCCTGGAACTCAGGCATCAAACCTGCAAGGGATATGGAACAAAGATATTCATCCAGCGTGGGA CTGTGCTCCTCACTTGAATATCAATCTACAAATGAACTATTGGCCTTCTCTTCCCTGCAATCTTAAGGAGAGCCAGGAGCCTTTATTTGATTATATATCTTCTCTTTCAGTGAATGGACATAAAACTGCTAAG GTAAACTATCAAGCAAGTGGTTGGGTTGCTCATCAGATCTCTGACATATGGGCAAAATCATCCCCAGATTTTGGTCAACCGGTGTGGGCATTGTGGCAAATGGGTGGAGCATGGTTGTGTACCCATTTATGGGAGCATTATACATATACAGTGGACAAA GATTTTCTCAGAAATAAGGCATATCCTTTGTTGGAAGGATGTGCTGCTTTCTTGTTGGACTGGTTGATTGAAGGCCCTGAGGGTTATCTAGGAACCAATCCATCAACCTCGCCCGAGCATAATTTTACTGCACCTGATGGTAAGCCTGCCAGTGTCAGCAATACTTCAACTATGGACATGGCTATCACTAGGGAAGTTTTCTCTGCCATTGTATCTGCTGCTGAG GTGTTAGATAAGAGCAAAGACATTCTGATTGAAAGAGTTCGTAAAGCTCAGCAACGTCTTTATCCAACCAAGATTTCTACGGATGGAACCATCATGGAATGG GCAAAGGACTTCAAGGATCCTGAGGTGCATCATAGGCATTTATCACACTTATTTGGCTTGTTCCCTGGTCATACAATAACTCTGCAGAAAACTCCTGACCTCTGTAAAGCAGCAGAAAAATCACTACAGAAAAGAG GGATAGAAGGTCCAGGATGGTCAACTACATGGAAAACTGCTTTGTGGGCGCGTCTTCATAACAGTGAGCATGCATATGAGATGGTCAAGCATCTCTTTGATTTAGTGGATCCTGAGAATCCGAGAAGTTTTGAAGGTGGACTTTATAGTAACCTCTTTGCCGCACATCCTCCTTTCCAGATTGATGCAAACTTTGG CTTCTCTGCAGCCTTGGCAGAAATGCTCGTTCAGAGCACCATGCAAGAGTTATACTTGCTCCCTGCTCTACCTCGAGATAAATGGGATAGTGGCTGCGTCAAAGGCTTGAAGGCGCGGGGCGGTGTGACTGTTAGCATGTGCTGGAGCGGAGGAGAGCTCGATGAAGTTGGCCTTTGGTCTGAGGATCACAACGTCACAAAAAGATTACATTATGGAGGGACTTCTGTCACCACAACATTATCTTGTGGCACAGTTTACACGTTCAATAAGCACTTGCAGTGTGTGAGGTCGCATGCTCTTGAATAA
- the LOC113762132 gene encoding uncharacterized protein LOC113762132 isoform X1: MAAAWRGSISRSLLSTARASTFRSAPAVPRVRPPTLSSLRLRPRRLSFAHPRTTGELGCAQSLMPLCNVTAGAQLTSHLTANLRACCELSHGTFCRTCQDR, from the exons ATGGCTGCTGCTTGGCGTGGCTCCATTTCCAGATCACTCCTCTCCACCGCGAGAGCCTCCACCTTCCGATCAGCTCCAGCTGTGCCCCGCGTCCGTCCTCCAACTCTTTCCTCCCTTCGTCTCCGTCCTCGTCGCCTCTCCTTCGCCCATCCTAG GACAACGGGCGAGCTGGGATGCGCTCAATCCCTGATGCCTCTGTGCAATGTGACGGCCGGAGCCCAACTGACATCCCACTTGACTGCTAACTTGCGGGCTTGTTGCGAGCTGTCTCACGGTACCTTCTGCCGAACTTGTCAGGATCGCTAG
- the LOC113762132 gene encoding uncharacterized protein LOC113762132 isoform X2 — protein MAAAWRGSISRSLLSTARASTFRSAPAVPRVRPPTLSSLRLRPRRLSFAHPRTTGELGCAQSLMPLCNVTAGAQLTSHLTANLRACCELSHGT, from the exons ATGGCTGCTGCTTGGCGTGGCTCCATTTCCAGATCACTCCTCTCCACCGCGAGAGCCTCCACCTTCCGATCAGCTCCAGCTGTGCCCCGCGTCCGTCCTCCAACTCTTTCCTCCCTTCGTCTCCGTCCTCGTCGCCTCTCCTTCGCCCATCCTAG GACAACGGGCGAGCTGGGATGCGCTCAATCCCTGATGCCTCTGTGCAATGTGACGGCCGGAGCCCAACTGACATCCCACTTGACTGCTAACTTGCGGGCTTGTTGCGAGCTGTCTCACG